One stretch of Methanobacteriaceae archaeon DNA includes these proteins:
- a CDS encoding DUF167 family protein, with product MKAIKETEGGILVDIEVSPNASKFEIYGYNSWRERLEIRIKAIPQKGKANKEIIKEMSKLTKMDVEIISGIKSHQKTLLIKKLSRDDFINIIVI from the coding sequence ATGAAAGCTATAAAAGAAACTGAGGGTGGAATTTTAGTAGATATTGAAGTTTCACCCAATGCATCCAAATTTGAAATTTATGGTTATAATTCTTGGCGAGAAAGACTCGAAATACGAATAAAAGCCATACCTCAAAAAGGGAAGGCCAATAAAGAAATTATTAAAGAAATGTCTAAATTGACTAAAATGGATGTAGAGATAATATCTGGAATAAAAAGTCATCAAAAAACACTTTTGATAAAGAAACTATCTCGGGATGATTTTATAAATATTATTGTGATATAA